The nucleotide sequence CAGGGTTCCGGGACGAACATAGGAATCAGATATTGGTTGATTGACCTCATTGTTTTCAATAGAGCTATCAGAGATTCAAATGGTGATTGAAAAGGCGTGATCCCGTCATTTTTCTCAATCGTTTAACGATAAAAAAGAATCGAATATTGTATCACCAATAAAAGTTGCATATAAATATTACATTGCGCATTAAAAATCTGTATCATCGGGAAAAAAAATCCCACCAGTCAAAATTGATCGGCAGCAAAACTGATGTACTTCTCGACGGGAGCCACGGGGAAGCCATAATTTCCGAGAATGAGGCCTTCAACCTTTCCTTGGCGAGGCCTAATGTTATCTGTCCATCACATTCAAAGAGCTATAAGCTATTCCAACGCGGTGAGCACTGACATGCCTTCCAGAGCTGAGATAATTCTCGGGGCCATACTAAAGTCTACTTCCCTTTTTCTTGCCCCCTTGGAGTTTGGAAACAATCTTATTCAGCGTAGAAATTTCAAACTCTTTATTTTGGAGTTGCTGCTTCAGTCCTTCGATCGCTTTTAATTGATCAGAACACTTCTCTGTGGCCTTCTGTTGTTCTTGCTTCAACCGTTCTATCTCTTTAAGGTGATCGCAGCACTGATTTAGCTCTGCCGCCGTCTTGTCTTCTATTTTTTGACCTGTCTTTTGTTTCTTATGTACCCCTGAGTTCTCTTCAACTTCTAAAGCTCTCTTAGATGAGACTTGGGCAGAGGAATCAATGTCTGCCATTTTACGAACGAATAAATCAGCAGTTACACCAGTGCTGAGCTTAAATGCAACAAGTTTCTGAGGCCGTCCACATGAGTCCTATAATAACATAGATTAAcaacgttatgtttctttataACCAAACAAATCCGAGTGCCTTGTAGACTACAAAAATACCTTGTAATGAAAATTAACCTCATCACATGAAAGCACACAAATGAAAATCAAAGGGTATAAAAATATACTCATGTGAAAAGAACGGCACGTACAAACTAAGATACCGTATATATGTGTTCAACATTGTTAATGGTATAAAGATATATCTGTCATATGTACCTTCTCCTGGCTGCCTTGGACTTTTTCATATGCCTGATGTGCTTCTTGTGGACTCGTAAAGATAGCAAAGGCAGAATATTTATCTCCTTGCACTTTCACAGATGGTTGCTGGAAATGTTTTAACTATATTAACTTCACAGTAACAAGCAGGGAAGAAAGTGGGAAGGGGGGAGAGAAAAATATGAGACCGAGACTATTTTACCCAAAATGAAAGCCCAACCTCAGTATCTATGATATGATGTGTGAAGGTCTTTCGGAAGTAAAACCATAACATTATACCTCTAAAGCACACAGAACATgtattctattaaaaaaaaattaaacaattaagGGATATATATTGAACCTTGACTTGAATCGTATAGTTCCCGGGAATGACATTGTGCAGTTCTTCACTAGGCACTGTTATTGGTATCCTGTGGAGAAGTAGCCTTGCCATATTAACTTCCCGTACCTACAATTGAAAGAGTTATTAAGACAATGATGATGTACCTGGAATCCTGTCTTGAAGtttaaaaaatgatgaaaaactaaaaactcaCATCCTCCTGAGCTGGGGGAGCAATAAAGCCAACTTCGCCCTTTATCTTAGCAAGAACAAGTTTCATTGCAGCACGAGCATCATCTAGACAATTGTGTGGAGAACCTTGCTTCCGGACTTCAGAACCCAATACAGACTGGAAAAGATAATATGGAAATATAAGTCAACAATCTCAAAAAATTCCAACCCatgatttctttgctttcattcTTGTGATTTATGCAATGccaaaaaacaaataacaatatGCAGACCACCATCCTAAATTGCCTAAGTTAATAAATAATTGCCCACATTGCAACAATCAAGAACTTAAAGGTCAAAAATTCCCAAGTCATTCCTAATTAAAATGGACAAAGAAAAACTGACACTGAATTGCAGAATCATGCAATAGACTAATTACCAGATTCCAGAGCAAGAGGTATGTGAAAATTCGACTGATATATAACAGCGATAAACCAGCTTCTTATAACTTACCTTACACAAATTATTTAAGGAAGGTTTTCTATGGATAGGGCCATCAGAGTATTGGAAGATATATGCAGTATCAATCACTCTGACATGTTCCAACTTCAATGCTGTGAGCAAAAAAAGAGCAATATTAAGAACAATGAACAATAcaacagaaataaaaaaagaaagacaaagcCATACTTAAATTGCAGAAActgaaaaggaaaacaagaagATACAATGAGTTGTTTGAGACATCAAAAAGGCCCAAACATCTACTCATAGAACAACAGAACTTACCTTGCAAGTCATTGCATAAGCTATGCCCCACTAAAATAGTACCATCTGACAACAACTTCTTCAAGCATTTCTACAATATAAACCAACAAGTCAGGAAAAAAGAGTCATGCATAATCCCTTGAAATCAGATTGAAAA is from Pyrus communis chromosome 10, drPyrComm1.1, whole genome shotgun sequence and encodes:
- the LOC137748189 gene encoding small RNA degrading nuclease 1-like, with amino-acid sequence MPPMDDLFATAEKKVLVEIVKLAQKRGMKGDKGDWKQFLSSYDKKFGASLSDPGRRSNDVLTAFLKTLNNEDDLKVLAKVVQCHTNRQAVEQLLKNFPENESPEQKLVRATLEHPQYPLDYSFVSNDQDWVATKLGKKSKVMTSSAMVAVDCEMVLCEDGSEALVKVCVVDADLQVKLNEFVNPCKEVADYRSEITGVSVADLDGVTCTLKDIQKCLKKLLSDGTILVGHSLCNDLQALKLEHVRVIDTAYIFQYSDGPIHRKPSLNNLCKSVLGSEVRKQGSPHNCLDDARAAMKLVLAKIKGEVGFIAPPAQEDVREVNMARLLLHRIPITVPSEELHNVIPGNYTIQVKQPSVKVQGDKYSAFAIFTSPQEAHQAYEKVQGSQEKDSCGRPQKLVAFKLSTGVTADLFVRKMADIDSSAQVSSKRALEVEENSGVHKKQKTGQKIEDKTAAELNQCCDHLKEIERLKQEQQKATEKCSDQLKAIEGLKQQLQNKEFEISTLNKIVSKLQGGKKKGSRL